One region of Collinsella aerofaciens ATCC 25986 genomic DNA includes:
- a CDS encoding fibronectin type III domain-containing protein: MYVPHPRIRRLSKIPLVGTAALAALIATSVACFTATPQVAQAADAPAITDMTEQDYQALGLGTSEDIPADTVGPYSTDTPTTFATRSEVYMAANGSHGNRYTLRDKLENVERGDIGGSSKLTDGYGSVWGAAKFWQNVNKFDTNSDLYKHSDYGGGTWSYLSNNESSTVLANDNNGFSGIHATSVEFCSDASTGKKSRVAELRAYGDSSSTTIDGKSYAGKVELVLYSFSNGRTRTLDTRLPVTVNTNMMYEGRFKYLDAGYLQEHDAVFDVEAGDVDGDGVDELFVYAGCYVDENGVRKAVVGMYDLEGGNWKQSVVKIDAGNAADYTTHNKGGNDSWTQLQSAPVVSLAAGDLDRDFCDDLAIVVSAPYGKKNIDKSTHCELFSWDASKGALVHVDALGDAGAISLSANGKTMVAANATFGTFAAYDEEGKKTGETVTGLILAGYDWQRSAFDYGASDGSKGLYGALYRYAYFDSESGEFKLSDCKEHRDGLLASYGLMHVPNSAWKDSAQDKRYPCTLAPIALATANLDGLSEQLAVDEVLVGGDVFRDFACNTAQSGAQGLGSMVGTMSMSGQQYNSGNKHDHKGIEQVWISDVKAGSVSGSDRYNESFIAVVGKHLDEDLRKNDDYYWMTASHFSLDENGKVRRGEEQVISESNRRGTTYGTFISLALPDVDNDSVKITYKDRYKVYTNPRVLAVLQDAPYVEDLEQAYGYLVLGGTSYGEEKGTGTSQGYTIGAELGVAVEVQTGPPLVAMNASVDFAAEGCYDYRSERTVSASVSYESHAGEGDKAVLYTIPMVYYEYEIENEETGGKGVMAAPVSLGAQTSVVNVEAYDRIAKQHNMTPLSYFLTNRSGEPGTYQTTLNGETPVGDSFGLGKPGVTRAYTHDGFNGAAAQSGASIEQTIEVEEGKEQELELGLTLNGSVVMGAKLAKHELFGGLCFGANAGFTTGNSSSESTEYGGTVDNLPEAAQGKYGFVWRLGVNAVDVDKFEADSGDKLGTKDTDQFWIVGYDVKDVEMPDAPAVTGFTANAVDSTSVTFSWDDVLANKSGFSYGVGMLQSNAADAVVNSWKIADNTQTSLAWDGLQPNTEYRFAIAAVKNGSTTETGIRSAIITVKTMPDGMTMTVSGPAADAAEGSDLGYDSSVERTAGSHLTLSAIGHVKQLGADDSETGLAPTYMWYRKGRGETEFKLVGADGNLAAGTASKLEIDLIADDDGAQYYCHVGYNDVGLDTGTTLVNIEAEETAPTTVNATPIRTRRLFSQASAGAKKFLDHTLVNTAGPTDSEGSKGPETPETPTNPDKPKSDNGAKTDTKVKTTTTAKNLASTGDQTFALVATAAAAGATLVVIALIMLIKRRKTH, translated from the coding sequence ATGTACGTTCCACACCCCCGTATCCGTAGGCTGTCGAAAATCCCGCTTGTTGGGACGGCGGCGCTTGCTGCGTTGATCGCCACGAGCGTCGCCTGCTTCACGGCCACGCCCCAGGTTGCCCAGGCGGCAGACGCGCCCGCAATCACCGATATGACCGAGCAGGATTATCAAGCCCTGGGTCTGGGCACGAGCGAGGACATTCCGGCCGATACCGTTGGCCCCTATTCCACTGATACCCCCACGACGTTTGCCACGCGCAGCGAGGTCTATATGGCAGCTAACGGTAGCCATGGCAATCGCTACACTCTGCGCGACAAGCTCGAGAACGTCGAGCGCGGTGACATTGGCGGCAGCAGCAAACTCACCGATGGCTATGGAAGTGTGTGGGGCGCCGCAAAGTTCTGGCAAAACGTCAACAAATTCGATACGAACAGCGATCTCTACAAGCATAGCGACTACGGTGGCGGCACCTGGTCGTACCTAAGCAACAATGAGTCCTCAACAGTACTCGCCAACGACAACAACGGTTTCTCGGGCATTCACGCCACGAGTGTTGAGTTCTGCAGCGACGCCAGCACGGGCAAAAAGAGCCGCGTTGCCGAGCTCCGTGCCTACGGCGACAGTTCCTCCACGACGATTGACGGCAAGTCATACGCCGGAAAGGTTGAGCTGGTCCTCTACTCGTTTAGCAACGGGCGTACGCGCACTCTCGACACACGCCTGCCGGTGACGGTCAACACTAATATGATGTACGAAGGCCGTTTTAAGTACCTGGATGCCGGTTACCTGCAAGAGCACGACGCCGTCTTTGATGTCGAGGCGGGCGATGTCGATGGCGACGGCGTCGACGAGCTTTTTGTCTACGCGGGCTGCTATGTCGACGAGAACGGCGTGCGCAAGGCTGTAGTCGGCATGTATGACTTGGAGGGCGGCAACTGGAAGCAAAGCGTCGTCAAGATCGATGCCGGTAACGCCGCGGACTACACCACGCACAACAAGGGCGGGAACGACTCCTGGACGCAGCTTCAGTCAGCTCCTGTCGTTTCGCTAGCGGCCGGCGACCTCGATCGCGATTTTTGCGATGACCTCGCCATCGTGGTCTCGGCACCCTACGGCAAGAAGAATATTGATAAGTCGACGCATTGCGAGCTGTTTTCGTGGGATGCATCCAAGGGTGCGCTCGTCCATGTCGATGCTCTGGGCGACGCGGGCGCAATCTCCCTCTCCGCGAACGGCAAGACCATGGTCGCTGCGAATGCGACGTTCGGCACGTTTGCCGCCTACGATGAAGAAGGAAAGAAGACGGGTGAAACCGTCACGGGCCTTATTCTTGCGGGCTATGACTGGCAACGCAGCGCTTTTGATTACGGCGCTTCTGACGGCAGCAAGGGGCTGTACGGCGCGCTGTACCGCTACGCGTATTTTGACTCGGAGTCTGGCGAGTTCAAGCTTTCCGATTGCAAGGAACACAGAGACGGGCTCCTCGCCTCCTATGGGCTGATGCATGTGCCCAACAGCGCATGGAAGGATAGCGCTCAGGATAAGCGCTATCCGTGCACCTTGGCGCCTATTGCCCTTGCCACTGCCAACCTTGACGGCCTGTCCGAGCAGCTGGCGGTCGACGAGGTGCTCGTGGGCGGCGATGTGTTCCGCGACTTTGCCTGCAACACGGCACAGAGCGGGGCTCAGGGCTTGGGGTCCATGGTCGGAACCATGAGCATGAGCGGTCAGCAATACAACAGCGGCAACAAGCATGACCACAAGGGTATAGAGCAGGTGTGGATCAGCGACGTCAAGGCGGGCAGCGTCTCGGGTTCGGACCGCTATAACGAGAGCTTTATCGCCGTGGTGGGCAAGCACCTCGACGAGGACCTGCGCAAGAACGATGACTACTATTGGATGACCGCCTCGCATTTTTCGCTCGACGAGAACGGAAAGGTGCGCCGCGGCGAGGAGCAGGTGATTAGCGAGAGCAACCGTCGCGGCACTACCTACGGCACATTTATCTCGCTCGCGCTGCCCGATGTCGACAACGACAGCGTCAAGATCACGTACAAGGACCGCTACAAGGTCTATACCAACCCGCGCGTGCTTGCCGTGCTGCAGGATGCGCCCTATGTTGAGGATCTGGAGCAGGCATACGGCTATCTGGTGTTGGGCGGCACGTCATACGGAGAGGAAAAGGGCACGGGGACATCCCAGGGCTATACCATTGGCGCCGAGTTGGGCGTTGCCGTCGAGGTGCAGACCGGTCCGCCCCTGGTCGCGATGAATGCTTCAGTCGATTTTGCCGCCGAGGGATGCTATGACTACCGGAGCGAGCGCACGGTCAGCGCAAGCGTAAGCTATGAGTCGCATGCCGGCGAGGGTGACAAGGCCGTGCTCTACACGATTCCGATGGTCTATTACGAGTATGAGATCGAAAATGAGGAAACTGGTGGCAAGGGCGTGATGGCGGCGCCCGTGTCGCTCGGCGCGCAGACCTCGGTCGTTAATGTCGAGGCCTATGACCGCATTGCCAAACAGCACAATATGACGCCGCTCAGCTACTTTTTGACCAACCGGTCGGGAGAACCCGGAACCTATCAAACGACGCTCAACGGCGAGACTCCCGTTGGGGATTCCTTTGGCCTGGGCAAGCCTGGCGTAACGCGCGCCTACACGCACGATGGGTTTAACGGCGCCGCCGCGCAGTCGGGGGCGAGCATTGAGCAGACCATCGAAGTCGAGGAGGGCAAGGAGCAGGAGCTCGAGCTCGGCTTGACGCTGAACGGCAGCGTTGTCATGGGCGCGAAGCTCGCAAAGCACGAGTTGTTTGGCGGCCTGTGCTTTGGTGCCAACGCCGGCTTTACTACGGGTAACTCCTCGAGTGAATCGACCGAATACGGCGGCACCGTCGACAACCTGCCCGAGGCCGCGCAGGGCAAGTACGGTTTTGTGTGGCGTCTGGGCGTCAACGCGGTGGATGTCGACAAGTTCGAGGCAGACTCGGGCGACAAGCTCGGCACCAAGGACACCGACCAGTTCTGGATCGTGGGCTATGACGTTAAGGACGTCGAGATGCCCGACGCGCCGGCCGTGACGGGCTTTACGGCAAACGCTGTCGATTCGACCAGCGTTACGTTTAGCTGGGACGATGTACTCGCAAACAAGAGTGGCTTTAGCTACGGCGTGGGTATGCTGCAGAGCAATGCGGCGGACGCCGTCGTGAACAGCTGGAAGATTGCCGACAACACGCAGACGTCGCTTGCCTGGGACGGGTTGCAGCCCAATACGGAGTATCGATTCGCTATCGCCGCCGTTAAGAACGGATCCACGACTGAAACAGGTATTCGTTCGGCAATTATCACGGTCAAGACCATGCCCGATGGCATGACGATGACCGTGAGCGGACCTGCGGCGGATGCTGCGGAGGGGTCGGATCTTGGATACGACTCTTCGGTTGAGCGCACGGCGGGAAGCCACCTGACGCTCTCGGCGATTGGCCATGTGAAGCAACTCGGTGCCGACGATAGCGAAACAGGGCTGGCACCGACCTATATGTGGTACCGCAAGGGCCGCGGCGAGACAGAGTTTAAGCTCGTGGGTGCCGATGGCAACCTCGCGGCTGGAACGGCCTCAAAGCTCGAGATTGACCTGATCGCAGACGATGACGGTGCGCAGTATTACTGCCACGTGGGATACAACGACGTGGGCCTCGACACCGGCACGACGCTCGTGAATATCGAGGCCGAGGAGACGGCGCCCACAACGGTGAACGCCACCCCGATCCGCACGCGCCGCCTGTTCTCACAGGCAAGTGCGGGCGCCAAGAAGTTCCTGGACCATACGCTGGTAAACACCGCCGGCCCAACCGATTCCGAAGGCTCAAAGGGCCCCGAGACTCCTGAGACCCCGACGAACCCGGACAAGCCCAAGTCCGACAACGGAGCTAAGACCGACACCAAGGTTAAGACTACGACCACAGCGAAGAACCTCGCAAGTACCGGCGACCAAACATTCGCCCTAGTCGCCACCGCAGCAGCAGCGGGAGCAACGCTCGTAGTGATAGCCCTCATCATGCTGATCAAGCGCCGCAAGACCCACTAG
- the bilS gene encoding flavodoxin family protein BilS, with protein MTCSLVVNSKSGNTRMVSGAIKRALQAAGVEFIHAAALSDDADADQVALEAQGACAADTVLVGFWCDKGACTPSVAALLSALHGKRVFLFGTCGFGADQSYYQQIIDRVTSNLAVDAELAGWAMCQGKMGPAVKQRYEAMLEQDPDNARFKMLLDNWVAAKDHPTKEDLDNMAAAAKKAVLGE; from the coding sequence ATGACATGCTCTTTGGTGGTTAACAGCAAGAGCGGTAATACCAGGATGGTTTCGGGCGCGATCAAGCGCGCTCTGCAGGCTGCGGGCGTTGAGTTTATCCACGCCGCGGCGTTGAGCGACGATGCGGATGCGGATCAAGTTGCGCTCGAGGCGCAGGGCGCCTGCGCGGCCGACACGGTGCTCGTCGGTTTTTGGTGCGACAAGGGCGCGTGCACGCCTTCGGTCGCGGCGTTGCTCTCCGCCTTGCACGGCAAGCGCGTGTTCCTGTTTGGCACCTGCGGTTTTGGGGCCGACCAGAGCTATTATCAGCAGATTATCGATCGTGTGACCTCCAATTTGGCTGTGGATGCCGAGCTTGCGGGTTGGGCGATGTGCCAGGGCAAGATGGGCCCCGCGGTCAAGCAGCGCTACGAGGCCATGCTCGAGCAAGATCCCGACAACGCCCGATTTAAGATGCTGCTCGACAACTGGGTTGCCGCAAAGGATCACCCCACCAAGGAAGATCTGGACAACATGGCTGCAGCCGCCAAAAAGGCCGTGCTGGGGGAGTAG